One part of the Burkholderia latens genome encodes these proteins:
- a CDS encoding glycosyltransferase family 2 protein has translation MNMRDTQLPTVVSVVVPTYRRPDLLERCLDALCVQVFDPTTYEIVVVDDDPAGSARPVVDACRARVTDVPAIRYMTAPDTQGPAGARNVGWRSARGALIAFTDDDTIPDPTWLKHGAAALLAEPAAVAAAGRIDVPLRPRPTDYERDAAGLAHAEFATANCFVRRAALERVGGFDERFTRAWREDADLMFALREHAGPIVDVESARIVHPVRPARWGSSIGAQSKVYFDALLYKKHRATYRRHIRPMPPWNYYAAVLFALAALGCFAAGLRAPAAACAAAWAAITAAFCVRRLRGTRLTPSHVAEMIVTSIAIPPVSLYWRVRGALHFRVFFL, from the coding sequence ATGAACATGCGTGACACGCAACTGCCGACGGTGGTGTCGGTTGTCGTGCCGACCTACCGGCGGCCCGACCTGCTCGAACGCTGCCTCGATGCGCTGTGCGTGCAGGTGTTCGATCCGACGACGTACGAGATCGTCGTCGTCGACGACGATCCGGCCGGCAGCGCGCGGCCCGTCGTCGATGCATGTCGCGCACGCGTGACCGACGTGCCGGCGATTCGCTACATGACGGCGCCCGATACGCAGGGGCCGGCCGGCGCGCGCAATGTCGGCTGGCGCAGCGCGCGCGGTGCGCTGATCGCCTTTACCGACGACGACACGATTCCCGACCCGACGTGGCTGAAGCACGGCGCGGCCGCGCTGCTTGCCGAACCGGCGGCGGTCGCGGCCGCGGGGCGCATTGACGTGCCGCTGCGGCCGCGCCCGACGGACTACGAGCGCGACGCGGCCGGACTCGCGCATGCCGAGTTCGCGACCGCGAACTGCTTCGTGCGCCGCGCCGCGCTCGAGCGCGTCGGCGGCTTCGACGAGCGCTTCACGCGCGCGTGGCGCGAGGATGCGGACCTGATGTTCGCGCTGCGCGAGCATGCGGGACCGATCGTCGACGTCGAGAGCGCGCGGATCGTTCATCCGGTGCGGCCCGCGCGGTGGGGCTCGAGCATCGGCGCGCAGTCGAAGGTGTATTTCGACGCGCTGCTGTACAAGAAGCATCGCGCGACCTACCGGCGCCATATCCGGCCGATGCCGCCGTGGAACTACTACGCGGCCGTGCTGTTCGCGCTCGCCGCGCTCGGCTGCTTCGCGGCCGGCTTGCGCGCGCCGGCCGCCGCGTGCGCGGCGGCATGGGCGGCGATCACGGCGGCGTTCTGCGTAAGGCGGCTGCGCGGCACGCGGCTTACGCCGTCGCACGTGGCCGAGATGATCGTCACGTCGATCGCGATCCCGCCGGTATCGCTGTACTGGCGCGTGCGCGGCGCGCTCCATTTCCGGGTGTTCTTCCTATGA
- a CDS encoding sigma-54 interaction domain-containing protein: protein MSKSDDDGTRLFGRSRTIQDLLEKISRVAATRVSVLVVGESGAGKDIVARLIHDMSPRRRGPFVPVNCGAIPKDLAESHLFGHEKGSFTGAVAQHVGMFEAARGGTLFLDEIAEMPAELQVKLLRTLETNTIMRVGGHEAIPLDVRIVAATHHDPVEAVRSGRLREDLFYRIATIALHVPALRQREDDVGDIALQIVERLNARHRTRKRLSMQAMKALRAYTWPGNVRELRNALERAFILADEQIELQLPRRPPPREEVRHNAMTLHIGTTLAHTQQRFIVASLRHFNGDKPRTAKALGISLKTLYNRLALLPEHERNATSGTAAPGSGAGSGAAAGATGTAGAASATTPPGVPSP, encoded by the coding sequence ATGTCGAAATCCGACGATGACGGCACGCGACTGTTCGGCCGCTCGCGAACAATCCAGGATTTGCTGGAGAAAATATCGCGCGTCGCCGCAACGCGCGTGAGTGTGCTGGTGGTCGGCGAAAGCGGAGCCGGCAAGGATATCGTCGCGCGGCTCATTCACGACATGAGCCCGCGCCGGCGCGGGCCGTTCGTTCCGGTCAATTGCGGTGCGATTCCCAAAGACCTCGCGGAGTCGCATTTGTTCGGTCATGAAAAAGGCAGCTTCACCGGCGCGGTCGCGCAACACGTCGGCATGTTCGAAGCCGCACGCGGCGGCACGCTGTTTCTCGATGAAATCGCGGAAATGCCGGCGGAATTGCAGGTGAAACTGCTGCGCACGCTCGAGACCAACACGATCATGCGCGTGGGCGGCCACGAGGCGATTCCGCTCGACGTGCGGATCGTCGCGGCCACCCATCACGATCCGGTCGAAGCGGTGCGCAGCGGCCGGCTGCGCGAGGACCTGTTCTACCGGATCGCGACGATCGCACTGCACGTGCCGGCGCTGCGCCAGCGCGAGGACGACGTCGGCGACATCGCGCTGCAGATCGTCGAGCGATTGAACGCGCGGCACCGCACGCGCAAGCGCCTGTCGATGCAGGCGATGAAGGCGCTGCGCGCATACACGTGGCCCGGCAACGTGCGCGAGCTGCGCAATGCGCTCGAGCGCGCGTTCATCCTCGCCGACGAGCAGATCGAACTGCAGTTGCCGCGCCGCCCGCCGCCCCGCGAGGAAGTGCGCCACAACGCGATGACCCTCCACATCGGCACGACGCTCGCGCACACGCAGCAACGCTTCATCGTCGCGTCGCTGCGGCACTTCAACGGCGACAAGCCGCGCACCGCGAAGGCGCTCGGCATCAGCCTGAAAACGCTCTACAACCGGCTCGCACTGCTGCCCGAACACGAACGCAATGCGACGAGCGGCACGGCCGCGCCCGGGTCCGGCGCGGGCAGCGGCGCTGCGGCCGGTGCAACGGGCACAGCCGGCGCCGCAAGCGCGACCACGCCGCCTGGCGTGCCGAGCCCGTAA
- a CDS encoding sigma-54-dependent transcriptional regulator, translated as MPYVLIVEDDADTRAMLAALAQAQQLACDTAATLEEARTLVSTNTPDLVLCDLVLPDGNGMDLFDALPKRGHCEMVLTTGHASLETAIDALRRGATDYLVKPLNMQRLNSIFARVPRTTALHEEIAELRSELQRLGRFGRMLGSSPAMQAVYDAIGRVARTEASVLLTGESGTGKELAAQTVHDLSLRRRGPFLAVNCGAIAANLVESEMFGHDRGSFTGAERQHKGFFERADGGTLFLDEITEMPLESQVKLLRVLETGRLTRLGSTREIDVDVRIVAATNRDPEAAMAEGKLRPDLYHRINVFPIPLPSLRERGDDIPMLADAFLQRYNDDSGRNLRFSPAAREALKSYAWPGNVRELRNFVQRASIFSDADVIDTLPPPIMDELSSMVDAHEDRVTVPFGTPLEEVDRKLILGTIAQCGGVKAQAAEVLDVSLKTIYNRLAQLEDEAEKPDS; from the coding sequence ATGCCTTACGTCCTGATCGTCGAAGACGATGCCGACACGCGCGCGATGCTCGCGGCGCTCGCGCAAGCACAGCAGCTCGCGTGCGATACGGCCGCGACGCTCGAAGAGGCGCGCACGCTCGTCTCGACGAATACCCCGGATCTCGTGTTGTGCGATCTCGTTTTGCCTGACGGCAACGGGATGGATCTGTTCGATGCATTGCCCAAACGCGGGCATTGCGAAATGGTGTTGACCACCGGTCACGCGAGCCTTGAAACCGCGATCGATGCATTGCGGCGCGGCGCGACCGACTATCTCGTGAAGCCGCTGAACATGCAGCGGCTGAACAGCATCTTCGCGCGCGTGCCGCGCACCACCGCGTTGCACGAGGAAATCGCCGAGCTGCGGTCCGAGCTGCAGCGTCTCGGCCGCTTCGGCCGGATGCTCGGCAGCTCGCCGGCGATGCAGGCTGTCTACGATGCCATCGGCCGCGTCGCGCGCACGGAGGCGTCGGTGTTGCTCACCGGGGAATCGGGCACCGGCAAGGAGCTTGCCGCGCAAACGGTGCACGACCTGAGCCTGCGGCGCCGCGGCCCGTTCCTCGCGGTGAACTGCGGCGCGATCGCCGCGAACCTCGTCGAGAGCGAGATGTTCGGCCACGACCGCGGCAGCTTCACCGGAGCGGAGCGGCAACACAAGGGCTTCTTCGAACGCGCGGACGGCGGCACGCTGTTCCTCGACGAAATCACCGAGATGCCGCTGGAATCGCAGGTCAAGCTGCTGCGCGTGCTCGAAACCGGCCGGCTCACGCGGCTCGGCTCGACGCGCGAGATCGACGTCGACGTGCGGATCGTCGCCGCAACCAACCGCGACCCGGAAGCCGCGATGGCGGAGGGCAAGCTGCGCCCCGACCTCTATCACCGGATCAACGTGTTCCCGATTCCGCTGCCGTCGCTGCGCGAGCGGGGTGACGACATCCCGATGCTCGCCGACGCGTTCCTGCAACGCTACAACGACGATAGCGGGCGCAACCTGCGCTTCTCGCCGGCCGCGCGCGAGGCGCTGAAATCCTATGCGTGGCCGGGCAACGTGCGCGAGCTGCGCAACTTCGTGCAGCGCGCGAGCATCTTCAGCGACGCCGACGTGATCGACACGCTGCCGCCGCCGATCATGGACGAGCTATCCAGCATGGTCGACGCGCATGAAGACCGCGTGACGGTGCCGTTCGGCACGCCGCTGGAGGAAGTCGACCGCAAGCTGATTCTCGGCACGATCGCGCAATGCGGCGGTGTGAAGGCGCAGGCGGCCGAGGTGCTCGACGTCAGCCTGAAAACGATCTACAACCGGCTCGCACAACTGGAAGACGAAGCGGAAAAGCCGGATTCCTGA
- a CDS encoding carbamoyltransferase, giving the protein MAEPIYTLGINAAFHDSAACLVRDGVVIAAAEDERFTHVKHAKRPVPFSTWELPFHAIDYCLAEAGIVLADVDHVAYSYDPWLELDRHGDAPELTLPLAPSAHAPRADGASPWHPLFLSSIVNAPRQLAGGAPHHLQRRFRGVAHDGPFRWHFIEHHLAHEASAFLAAPDAHCAVMTMDGRGERATTSYGVFDGHAYRRLGQVNMPHSLGLLYERVTTYLGFLHSSDEYKVMALASYGKPVFADEMRKLVRYGGEGRYEISGGDLVALFGPARERGGPIEPHHCDIAHALQLVLEETTLQAVDWLAAESGEKQLAMAGGVALNCVMNAKIRDRGPFDDVWVQPAAGDAGTALGAALWTDFRMRGMRGDWRMDHAYLGPSYSDDAIEAFVKEAQLPYRRLDDVAAQTAELLAANRVIGWFQGRMEFGPRALGARSILASPTDPQMQHKLNRIKDREDFRPVAPVVLESKAHHWFNGGKRTPLRAPFMLFVYDVAPGAEATIPAVRHIDGTARVQTVDEHQHPLLHALLSEFDALTGVPVLVNTSFNTRGEPIVCSPRDAIECFWTSPLDALVIGSFLLEKPRHEHA; this is encoded by the coding sequence ATGGCCGAACCGATTTATACGCTGGGCATCAACGCCGCGTTCCACGACAGCGCCGCATGTCTCGTGCGCGACGGCGTCGTGATCGCGGCGGCCGAAGACGAACGCTTCACGCACGTGAAGCATGCAAAGCGGCCGGTGCCGTTCTCGACGTGGGAGCTGCCGTTTCATGCGATCGACTACTGTCTCGCCGAAGCGGGCATCGTGCTCGCGGATGTCGACCACGTCGCGTATTCGTACGACCCGTGGCTCGAGCTCGATCGTCACGGCGACGCGCCCGAGCTGACGCTGCCGCTTGCGCCGTCCGCGCACGCGCCGCGCGCCGACGGCGCGTCGCCGTGGCATCCGCTGTTTCTTTCGTCGATCGTCAACGCGCCGCGCCAGCTCGCGGGCGGTGCGCCGCATCACCTGCAGCGGCGCTTTCGCGGCGTCGCACACGACGGGCCGTTCCGCTGGCATTTCATCGAGCACCATCTCGCGCACGAGGCGAGCGCATTTCTCGCGGCGCCGGACGCGCACTGCGCGGTGATGACGATGGACGGCCGCGGCGAACGCGCGACGACGAGCTACGGGGTGTTCGACGGGCACGCGTACCGGCGGCTCGGCCAGGTCAACATGCCGCATTCGCTCGGCTTGCTGTACGAGCGGGTGACGACCTACCTCGGCTTCCTGCATTCATCCGACGAGTACAAGGTGATGGCGCTCGCGTCGTACGGCAAGCCGGTGTTCGCAGACGAGATGCGCAAGCTGGTGCGCTACGGCGGCGAAGGCCGCTACGAAATCAGCGGCGGCGATCTGGTCGCGCTGTTCGGGCCGGCGCGCGAGCGCGGCGGCCCGATCGAGCCACATCACTGCGACATCGCGCACGCGTTGCAGCTCGTGCTCGAGGAAACGACGCTGCAGGCGGTCGACTGGCTGGCGGCCGAAAGCGGCGAGAAGCAGCTTGCGATGGCGGGCGGCGTCGCGCTGAACTGCGTGATGAACGCGAAGATCCGCGATCGCGGCCCGTTCGACGACGTATGGGTGCAACCGGCCGCGGGCGATGCGGGCACCGCGCTCGGCGCCGCGCTGTGGACCGATTTCCGGATGCGCGGAATGCGCGGCGACTGGCGGATGGACCATGCGTACCTCGGGCCGTCGTACAGCGACGACGCGATCGAAGCGTTCGTGAAGGAAGCGCAGCTGCCGTACCGGCGGCTCGACGACGTCGCCGCGCAGACGGCCGAGCTGCTCGCGGCGAACCGGGTGATCGGCTGGTTCCAGGGCCGCATGGAGTTCGGGCCGCGCGCGCTCGGCGCCCGTTCGATCCTCGCGTCGCCGACCGATCCGCAGATGCAGCACAAGCTGAACCGGATCAAGGATCGCGAGGACTTCCGGCCGGTCGCGCCGGTCGTGCTCGAAAGCAAGGCCCACCACTGGTTCAACGGCGGCAAGCGCACGCCGCTGCGCGCGCCGTTCATGCTGTTCGTCTACGACGTCGCGCCGGGCGCGGAAGCCACGATTCCGGCGGTGCGCCATATCGACGGCACCGCGCGCGTGCAGACGGTCGACGAGCATCAGCACCCGTTACTGCATGCGCTGCTGTCCGAGTTCGACGCGCTGACCGGCGTGCCGGTGCTCGTGAACACGTCGTTCAACACACGCGGCGAGCCGATCGTCTGTTCGCCGCGCGACGCGATCGAATGCTTCTGGACCTCGCCGCTCGATGCGCTGGTGATCGGTTCGTTCCTGCTGGAGAAGCCGCGACATGAACATGCGTGA
- a CDS encoding glycosyltransferase family 9 protein: protein MMLESAPSSGPMRIAVFRALQLGDMLCAVPALRALRRGEPDARITLIGLPWAREFASRFADYIDNFIAFPGAPGLGEQPDADPAAREAFVAECRARDFDLAIQLHGSGVHTNAIVASLGATRTAGFMPPDGGAAALDCSVVWRDSEPEVTRYLSLTRKLGYPDWGDYLEFPLGGLDYALWHVLCDEHALDPGRYVIVHPGARMASRRWPVERFASAARQLADDGWQIVLTGTRGELALANAFADHLGRPCVNLCGRTPLGALAALIGRARLLLCNDTGVSHVAAALGTPSIVVACGSDTARWAPLDADRHRVLANYPTCRPCMFDTCPYGHECATAIGVGDVVDRAGELLAEERRHVT from the coding sequence ATGATGCTCGAATCCGCTCCGTCATCCGGCCCGATGCGCATCGCGGTCTTTCGCGCGCTGCAACTCGGCGACATGCTATGCGCGGTGCCCGCGCTGCGCGCGCTGCGGCGCGGCGAGCCGGACGCGCGCATCACGCTGATCGGATTGCCGTGGGCGCGCGAATTCGCGTCTCGCTTCGCGGATTACATCGACAACTTCATCGCGTTCCCCGGCGCGCCGGGCCTCGGCGAACAACCGGATGCCGACCCGGCCGCGCGCGAGGCGTTCGTCGCCGAATGCCGCGCGCGCGACTTCGATCTCGCGATCCAGCTGCACGGCAGCGGCGTGCATACCAACGCGATCGTCGCGTCGCTCGGCGCGACGCGCACGGCCGGATTCATGCCGCCCGACGGCGGCGCGGCCGCGCTCGACTGCTCCGTCGTGTGGCGGGACAGCGAGCCCGAAGTCACGCGCTATCTGTCGCTCACGCGCAAGCTTGGTTACCCGGACTGGGGCGACTACCTCGAATTTCCGCTCGGCGGCCTCGACTACGCGCTGTGGCATGTGCTCTGCGACGAGCATGCGCTCGATCCCGGCCGCTACGTGATCGTCCATCCGGGTGCGCGCATGGCGTCGCGACGCTGGCCCGTCGAGCGGTTCGCGAGCGCCGCGCGGCAGCTCGCCGACGACGGCTGGCAGATCGTGCTGACCGGCACGCGCGGGGAACTCGCGCTCGCCAACGCGTTCGCCGATCATCTCGGGCGGCCGTGCGTGAATCTGTGCGGCCGCACGCCGCTTGGCGCGCTGGCCGCGCTGATCGGCCGCGCGCGGCTGCTGTTGTGCAACGACACGGGCGTGTCGCATGTCGCGGCGGCGCTCGGTACGCCGAGCATCGTCGTCGCATGCGGCAGCGACACGGCCCGCTGGGCGCCGCTCGACGCGGACCGCCATCGCGTGCTCGCGAACTACCCGACCTGCCGGCCGTGCATGTTCGACACCTGTCCATACGGACACGAGTGCGCGACCGCGATCGGCGTCGGCGACGTGGTCGATCGGGCGGGCGAGCTGCTCGCGGAGGAGAGACGTCATGTCACGTAA
- a CDS encoding glycosyltransferase, producing MSRKRLRVLTWHVHGNYLYYLSQAPHDFYIVTKPQHPPGYAGRVGHLPWGDNVIEVPAECVRDTEFDCVLYQHHSHYEHDRVRLLSEAQRALPTLFVEHDPPREHPTDTLHPVQDPNVLLVHVTPFNALMWDNGVTPTRVIEHGVLVPGDVEYHGTLPKGVTVVNNLARRGRRLGADLFEDVRRSVPLDLVGMGSAELGGIGEVPNPALPQFLAHYRFFFNPIRYTSLGLSVIEAMMIGMPIVALATTEMAQLVRSGRNGVADTRPAVLIDAMRTLIREPELAREWGAAAKRDACERFAIDRFARDWDSALRDMTS from the coding sequence ATGTCACGTAAGCGGTTGCGCGTGCTCACCTGGCACGTGCATGGCAACTATCTGTACTACCTGTCGCAGGCGCCGCACGATTTCTACATCGTGACGAAGCCCCAGCATCCGCCGGGCTATGCGGGGCGGGTCGGGCATTTGCCGTGGGGCGACAACGTGATCGAGGTGCCGGCCGAGTGCGTGCGCGACACCGAGTTCGACTGCGTGCTGTATCAGCATCACAGCCACTACGAACACGACCGCGTGCGCCTGCTGAGCGAAGCGCAGCGTGCGCTGCCGACGCTGTTCGTCGAACACGATCCGCCGCGCGAGCATCCGACCGACACGCTGCACCCCGTGCAGGATCCGAACGTGTTGCTGGTGCACGTGACCCCGTTCAACGCGCTGATGTGGGACAACGGCGTCACGCCGACGCGTGTGATCGAGCACGGCGTGCTGGTGCCGGGTGATGTTGAATATCACGGCACGCTGCCGAAGGGCGTGACGGTCGTGAACAACCTCGCGCGGCGCGGGCGGCGACTCGGCGCGGATCTGTTCGAGGACGTGCGTCGCAGCGTGCCGCTCGATCTGGTCGGAATGGGATCGGCGGAACTCGGCGGAATCGGCGAGGTGCCGAATCCGGCGCTGCCGCAATTTCTCGCGCACTACCGGTTCTTCTTCAATCCGATCCGCTATACGAGCCTCGGGCTGTCGGTGATCGAGGCGATGATGATCGGCATGCCGATCGTTGCGCTCGCAACGACGGAGATGGCGCAGCTCGTGCGCAGCGGCCGCAACGGCGTTGCCGACACGCGGCCCGCGGTGCTGATCGATGCGATGCGGACGCTGATCCGCGAGCCGGAGCTCGCGCGCGAATGGGGCGCGGCCGCGAAGCGCGACGCGTGCGAGCGGTTCGCGATCGACCGGTTCGCGCGCGACTGGGACAGCGCGTTGCGTGACATGACGTCGTAG